A genome region from Euphorbia lathyris chromosome 4, ddEupLath1.1, whole genome shotgun sequence includes the following:
- the LOC136227470 gene encoding acetylglutamate kinase, chloroplastic, whose protein sequence is MAAAASTPFNLTSSKSLSSSFLSPNLKTLKSSDLTFPISHSPFSLTIKSSGTSSESADRRSRVDILSESLPYIQKFRGKTIVVKYGGAAMKIPELKASVVSDLVLLSCVGLRPVLVHGGGPEINNWLQQLNIEPAFHEGLRITDAKTMEIVSMVLVGKVNKDLVTLINKSGGTAVGFSGMDGRLFMARPTPNSAQLGFVGEVAKVDPTTLQPLVDNGRIPVVASVAADESGQSYNINADTVAGELAAALGAEKLILLTDVAGILEDKDDPSSLVREIDIKGVKKMIDEKKVAGGMIPKVKCCVRSIAQGVRTASIIDGRVEHCLLHEIMSEQGIGTMITG, encoded by the coding sequence ATGGCGGCGGCGGCCTCCACACCCTTCAATCTAACCTCTTCCAAATCCCTTTCTTCCTCTTTCCTATCACCaaatctcaaaactctcaaatcctccGATCTCACTTTCCCAATCTCACATTCTCCATTTTCTCTCACCATCAAATCCTCAGGCACTTCCTCTGAATCCGCCGATCGCCGTTCCCGAGTCGACATTTTATCCGAATCTCTCCCTTACATCCAGAAATTCAGAGGTAAAACCATCGTAGTCAAGTATGGCGGCGCCGCCATGAAAATCCCCGAGCTTAAAGCCTCAGTGGTCAGCGATCTCGTCCTCCTCTCTTGTGTCGGCCTCCGTCCTGTTCTCGTCCACGGCGGCGGACCGGAGATCAACAATTGGCTACAACAGCTAAACATCGAGCCCGCGTTTCACGAAGGTTTGCGTATAACAGATGCTAAAACGATGGAGATTGTTTCAATGGTTTTGGTAGGGAAAGTGAATAAGGATCTAGTCACGCTTATAAACAAATCCGGCGGGACAGCCGTCGGTTTCTCAGGGATGGACGGCCGTCTATTCATGGCTCGACCAACGCCTAATTCGGCTCAATTAGGTTTTGTTGGAGAAGTGGCGAAGGTTGATCCGACTACACTTCAGCCTCTGGTTGATAATGGCCGAATTCCTGTGGTGGCGTCTGTGGCAGCGGATGAGTCAGGGCAATCGTATAATATCAATGCTGATACAGTGGCGGGGGAATTGGCGGCGGCGTTAGGGGCGGAGAAGTTGATTCTATTGACGGATGTGGCTGGGATACTTGAGGATAAAGATGATCCGAGTAGTTTGGTGAGGGAAATTGATATAAAAGGTGTGAAGAAGATGATCGATGAGAAAAAGGTCGCCGGCGGGATGATTCCGAAGGTGAAGTGTTGTGTGAGATCAATTGCACAGGGAGTAAGAACTGCTAGTATTATTGATGGAAGAGTTGAGCATTGTTTGCTTCATGAAATTATGTCTGAACAAGGTATTGGAACTATGATTACTGGCTGA